The following coding sequences lie in one Myxococcus xanthus genomic window:
- a CDS encoding tetratricopeptide repeat protein, with amino-acid sequence MRWVILVALLAGATDAAEPSALTPASSRTVVSLPEALALEADGNDVGALAALEALVRAQPAWELPRLEMARLLLKTGGALEQAESHLNAALQQAPNNPRAWYLRGLLWEERDDRRQAVQAYEQAVQLRASYEEARFRLGTLWLDMGDLLKSELHLRYLARLKPEWVQVRLQLAEVLEKQERLLDAEKELLAARGFQPASPLVLRRLADFYTRTGRPQLAERVRAALEAPPKRRMRDLKPSRR; translated from the coding sequence ATGAGGTGGGTCATCCTGGTGGCTTTGCTGGCGGGCGCGACTGACGCAGCGGAGCCTTCTGCCCTGACACCGGCCTCGTCACGGACGGTGGTTTCGCTCCCGGAGGCCCTGGCCCTGGAAGCGGATGGGAATGATGTGGGCGCCCTGGCCGCGCTGGAGGCCCTGGTCCGGGCCCAACCCGCGTGGGAGCTGCCCCGGTTGGAGATGGCCCGGCTCCTGTTGAAGACGGGAGGCGCGCTGGAGCAGGCGGAGTCCCACCTGAACGCCGCGCTCCAGCAGGCTCCCAACAATCCCCGCGCCTGGTACCTGCGGGGATTGTTGTGGGAGGAGCGGGATGACCGCCGGCAGGCCGTCCAGGCGTACGAGCAGGCCGTGCAGCTGCGCGCCTCCTACGAGGAGGCCCGCTTCCGGCTCGGGACGCTCTGGCTGGACATGGGGGACCTGCTCAAGTCGGAGTTGCACCTGCGTTACCTGGCACGGCTGAAGCCGGAGTGGGTGCAGGTGCGCCTCCAGCTGGCGGAGGTGCTGGAGAAGCAGGAGCGCCTGCTGGACGCGGAGAAGGAGCTGCTGGCGGCGCGAGGCTTCCAGCCGGCCAGTCCGCTGGTCCTCCGGCGGCTCGCCGACTTCTACACGCGCACGGGGCGGCCCCAGCTGGCGGAGCGGGTCCGCGCGGCGCTGGAAGCCCCTCCGAAGCGGCGAATGCGTGACCTCAAACCATCACGTCGCTGA